In Luteimonas viscosa, the following proteins share a genomic window:
- a CDS encoding multidrug efflux RND transporter permease subunit: protein MNLSRPFILRPVATTLLMLALLLSGLFAYRLLPVAALPQVDYPTIQVLTLYPGASPTVTTSAVTAPLERRLGQIPGLNQMSSTSSGGASVITLQFALEIDLGVAEQEVQAAINAAGSFLPDDLPMPPVYRKVNPADTPILTLAITSSTMALPEVYDLVDTRMAQRLSQLPGVGLVSIAGGQRPAVRIQVNPSALASAGVGMADIRAAIAAANVNMPKGSFDGPTRAIMLDANDQMRSADEYRRLVVSWREGAPLRLGDVATISEGAENRQLAAWSGEMPAILLNIQRQPGANVIEVVDGIHELLPQLRASMPAAVDVAVLSDRTESIRASIRGVQHELLLAIGLVVLVTFVFLRTIPATIIPSLAVPLSLVATFGFMLLAGFSLNNLTLMALTVATGFVVDDAIVMLENVARHLEEGKSRMQAAFDGARQIGFTLISLTVSLIAVLIPLLFMGDVVGRLFHEFAITLAVAIGISLVVSLTLTPMLCARFLKAGRDHGIADHASGDAQAAGSEGDMFDRVVARYDRALHWTLARQPLMLGVTVATLALTVALYLAVPKGFFPSQDAGLIQGISEAPASISFQAMAQRQQALATAILEDPDVATLSSFIGVDGSNPTLNTGRFLIELEPHADRDAGAHAIIERLQERVAQVPGIALFLQPVQELSIEDRVSRGQYQFALTSPDHAALAQWTPRMTGHLRDTGAFADVSSDLQNEGLQAWVDIDRDAAARLGIQASDVADALYDAFGQRQISTIFTQANQYRVVLEADAQFQLGPEAIERIYVATADGGQTPLAGIARVSTRNAPLLVSHIGQFPAATVSFNLAPGASLGEAVEEIEAASAAIGLPASVELRLQGAAQAFRNSLSSTLWLILAAVVVMYIVLGVLYESFIHPVTILSTLPSATVGALAALLLSGRGLDLIAVIGIILLIGLVKKNGIMMVDFALEAEREQGLSPREAIHRAALLRFRPILMTTLAALFAAVPMMLASGSGAELRQPLGLVMVGGLLVSQVLTLFTTPVIYLFFDRLTRSRAQAAAADGETAAR, encoded by the coding sequence CTCTCGCGCCCGTTCATCCTGCGGCCGGTGGCGACCACGCTGCTGATGCTGGCGCTGCTGCTCTCGGGCCTGTTCGCCTATCGCCTGCTGCCGGTCGCGGCGCTGCCGCAGGTCGACTATCCGACGATCCAGGTGCTGACGCTCTACCCCGGCGCCAGTCCCACCGTCACCACCAGCGCGGTGACCGCGCCACTGGAGCGCCGGCTCGGGCAGATCCCCGGGCTCAACCAGATGTCGTCGACCAGTTCCGGCGGCGCCTCTGTGATCACCCTGCAGTTCGCGCTCGAGATCGACCTGGGGGTGGCCGAGCAGGAGGTACAGGCCGCGATCAACGCCGCCGGCAGCTTCCTGCCCGACGACCTGCCGATGCCGCCGGTGTACCGCAAGGTCAATCCGGCCGACACCCCGATCCTGACCCTCGCCATCACGTCCTCGACGATGGCGCTGCCGGAGGTCTACGACCTGGTCGACACGCGCATGGCGCAGCGGCTGTCGCAGCTGCCGGGCGTGGGCCTGGTGAGCATCGCCGGCGGCCAGCGTCCCGCGGTGCGGATCCAGGTCAATCCATCGGCGCTGGCGTCGGCGGGCGTGGGCATGGCCGACATCCGCGCGGCGATCGCCGCGGCCAACGTCAACATGCCCAAGGGCAGCTTCGACGGCCCGACCCGCGCGATCATGCTCGACGCCAACGACCAGATGCGTTCGGCCGATGAGTACCGGCGACTGGTGGTGAGCTGGCGCGAGGGTGCGCCGCTGCGGCTGGGCGATGTCGCCACCATCAGCGAGGGCGCCGAGAACCGGCAGCTCGCGGCCTGGTCGGGCGAGATGCCCGCGATCCTGCTCAACATCCAGCGCCAGCCCGGCGCGAACGTGATCGAGGTGGTCGACGGCATCCACGAACTGCTGCCGCAGCTGCGTGCGTCGATGCCGGCCGCGGTCGACGTGGCCGTGCTCAGCGATCGGACCGAATCGATCCGCGCCTCGATCCGCGGCGTGCAGCACGAGCTGCTGCTGGCGATCGGGCTGGTGGTGCTGGTGACCTTCGTGTTCCTGCGCACGATTCCGGCCACCATCATCCCGAGCCTCGCGGTACCGCTGTCGCTGGTCGCGACCTTCGGCTTCATGCTGCTGGCCGGGTTCTCGCTCAACAACCTCACGCTGATGGCGCTGACCGTCGCCACCGGCTTCGTGGTCGACGATGCGATCGTGATGCTGGAGAACGTCGCCCGGCACCTGGAAGAGGGCAAGTCGCGGATGCAGGCCGCGTTCGACGGCGCGCGCCAGATCGGCTTCACCCTGATCTCGCTGACGGTCTCGCTGATCGCGGTGCTGATCCCGCTGCTGTTCATGGGCGACGTGGTGGGGCGGCTGTTCCACGAATTCGCGATCACGCTCGCGGTCGCGATCGGCATCTCGCTGGTGGTCTCGCTGACGCTCACGCCGATGCTGTGCGCCCGGTTCCTCAAGGCCGGCCGCGACCACGGCATTGCCGACCACGCGAGCGGCGATGCCCAGGCCGCCGGCTCCGAGGGCGACATGTTCGATCGTGTGGTCGCGCGCTACGACCGCGCCCTGCACTGGACCCTGGCGCGGCAGCCGCTGATGCTCGGGGTCACCGTGGCCACGCTGGCGCTCACGGTCGCGCTGTACCTCGCGGTGCCGAAGGGGTTCTTCCCGTCGCAGGATGCGGGCCTGATCCAGGGGATCAGCGAGGCGCCCGCGTCGATCTCGTTCCAGGCGATGGCGCAGCGGCAGCAGGCGCTGGCGACGGCGATCCTCGAGGACCCGGACGTGGCGACGCTGTCCTCGTTCATCGGCGTCGACGGCAGCAACCCCACGCTCAATACCGGCCGCTTCCTGATCGAGCTCGAGCCGCATGCCGACCGCGACGCCGGCGCGCACGCGATCATCGAGAGGTTGCAGGAGCGCGTCGCGCAGGTGCCCGGCATCGCCCTGTTCCTGCAACCGGTGCAGGAGCTGTCGATCGAGGACCGCGTCAGCCGCGGCCAGTACCAGTTCGCGCTGACCAGCCCCGACCACGCCGCGCTGGCGCAGTGGACGCCACGGATGACCGGACACCTGCGCGACACCGGCGCGTTCGCCGACGTCTCCAGCGACCTGCAGAACGAAGGGCTGCAGGCCTGGGTCGACATCGACCGCGATGCCGCCGCGCGCCTGGGCATCCAGGCTTCGGACGTGGCCGACGCGCTCTACGACGCCTTCGGCCAGCGCCAGATCTCGACCATCTTCACCCAGGCCAACCAGTACCGCGTGGTGCTGGAAGCCGACGCGCAGTTCCAGCTCGGTCCGGAGGCGATCGAACGCATCTATGTGGCCACCGCCGACGGCGGGCAGACGCCGCTGGCGGGCATCGCCCGCGTCTCGACCCGCAACGCGCCGCTGCTGGTCAGCCACATCGGGCAGTTCCCGGCTGCGACCGTCTCGTTCAACCTCGCGCCCGGCGCCTCGCTCGGCGAGGCGGTCGAAGAAATCGAGGCGGCCTCCGCGGCGATCGGCCTGCCGGCGTCGGTCGAGCTGCGGCTGCAGGGCGCGGCCCAGGCCTTCCGCAACTCGTTGTCCAGCACGCTGTGGCTGATCCTGGCCGCGGTGGTGGTGATGTACATCGTGCTGGGCGTGCTCTACGAGAGCTTCATCCACCCGGTGACGATCCTGTCCACCCTGCCCTCGGCCACCGTCGGCGCGCTGGCCGCGCTGCTGCTCAGCGGACGCGGCCTGGACCTGATCGCCGTGATCGGCATCATCCTGCTGATCGGGCTGGTGAAGAAGAACGGCATCATGATGGTCGACTTCGCGCTGGAGGCCGAGCGCGAGCAGGGCCTGTCCCCGCGCGAGGCGATCCACCGCGCCGCGCTGCTGCGCTTCCGCCCCATCCTGATGACCACGCTGGCGGCGTTGTTCGCCGCGGTGCCGATGATGCTCGCCAGCGGCTCGGGCGCCGAGCTGCGCCAGCCGCTGGGCCTGGTGATGGTGGGCGGCCTGCTGGTGAGCCAGGTGCTGACCCTGTTCACCACGCCGGTGATCTACCTGTTCTTCGACCGGCTGACGCGATCGAGGGCGCAGGCAGCAGCGGCCGATGGCGAAACGGCTGCGCGCTGA